A part of Trachemys scripta elegans isolate TJP31775 chromosome 23, CAS_Tse_1.0, whole genome shotgun sequence genomic DNA contains:
- the LOC117869428 gene encoding uncharacterized protein LOC117869428: MPPPRRPPAHLLLVCLFASFQQWLAALKLRRASQMQPGPRNLPAHGLLGAASAWFRFWLTMWLSSLSPRRGQASITGSPQPSAHAAVLPKIFLLCGISLCSGEHCCDGRCCSLRPGFKEGTTNGFGLIFIIMGVMIGGGVLFTVYKCCKNCAGLDETEGIEPAQPHVPPAPRTAPPRSPSLQPQGDPPPYSEVGSGCLPVEQRAQAVCYTRCQPSTSWCRTDCPRAQPSVPQPGLARLPLALYGSEPISARWPVGA; this comes from the exons ATGCCCCCGCCCCGGAGACCCCCGGCCCACCTGCTCCTGGTTTGCCTCTTTGCCAGCTTCCAGCAG TGGTTAGCAGCCCTCAAACTGCGCAGGGCTTCCCAGATGCAGCCGGGCCCCAGAAATCTCCCTGCCCATGGGCTGCTGGGAGCAGCCTCCGCCTGGTTTCGATTCTGGCTCACAATGTGGC tctccagcctgagcccgcgGAGAGGCCAGGCATCCATCACGGGATCCCCGCAGCCCAGCGCCCATGCTGCG GTCTTGCCAAAGATTTTTCTCCTCTGCGGGATCTCCTT GTGTTCGGGAGAGCACTGCTGTGATGGTCGGTGCTGTAGCCTACGCCCAGGATTCAAGGAGGGGACGACTAACGGGTTCGG ACTTATCTTCATCATCATGGGCGTGATGATTGGGGGCGGGGTCCTCTTCACGGTGTACAAGTGCTGCAAGAACTGTGCTGGGCTGGACGAGACGGAGGGCATCGAACCAGCGCAGCCCCACGTCCCACCTGCCCCCAGGACGGCCCCTCCCAggtccccctccctgcagccccagggggaTCCCCCGCCCTACAGCGAGGTGGGTTCCGGCTGTCTGCCCGTGGAGCAGCGGGCACAGGCCGTTTGCTACACCCGTTGCCAGCCCTCCACCAGCTGGTGCAGAACTGATTGCCCTAGGGCCCAGCCCTCTGTGCCCCAGCCAGGACTCGCGCGGCTCCCCCTGGCTCTCTACGGCTCGGAGCCCATCAGTGCCCGCTGGCCGGTGGGGGCGTGA